Proteins encoded by one window of Mustela erminea isolate mMusErm1 chromosome 5, mMusErm1.Pri, whole genome shotgun sequence:
- the LOC116589936 gene encoding LOW QUALITY PROTEIN: olfactory receptor 4Q3-like (The sequence of the model RefSeq protein was modified relative to this genomic sequence to represent the inferred CDS: deleted 1 base in 1 codon) produces MKKRNDSKVTEFVLLGLSSSWELQLFLFLIFLLFYVTVVLGNLLIMVTVRADARLLQSPMYYFLGHLSFIDLCLSCVTVPKMLGDFLQQRKIISFSGCLAQIYFLHFLGASEMFLLTVMAYDRYVAICNPLHYLTVMNRQLCFQLVFACWCGGFIHSITQVALVIQLPFCGPNELDNFYCDVPQVIKLPCMDTYVVEVLMVSNSGLLSLICFLVLLFSYAIILITLRTHFCQGQSKALSTCASHLTVVSLIFVPCVFIYLRPFCSFSVDKVFSVFYTVITPMLNPLIYTLRNAEMKTAMRKLRKKHVASFCHIKG; encoded by the exons atgaaaaaaagaaatgactccaAGGTGACAGAATTTGTTCTTCTGGGCCTATCATCCTCCTGGGAGCTACAGCTGTTTCTCTtcctaatatttttgttattttatgtgaCTGTTGTTCTTGGAAACCTTCTGATAATGGTGACAGTGCGAGCTGATGCCCGCCTGCTCCAATCTCCTATGTACTATTTTTTGGGCCATCTGTCCTTCATTGATCTATGCCTGAGCTGTGTTACTGTGCCTAAGATGTTAGGAGATTTTCTACAGCAAAGGAAGATCATCTCTTTTTCAGGATGCTTGGCCCAGATCTACTTCTTGCACTTTCTGGGAGCCAGTGAGATGTTTCTGCTGACAGTCATGGCCTATGATAGGTACGTTGCCATATGTAATCCTTTGCACTACCTGACAGTCATGAACCGCCAGCTGTGCTTTCAGTTGGTTTTTGCCTGTTGGTGTGGGGGATTCATCCACTCTATCACACAGGTCGCGCTGGTGATCCAGCTGCCCTTCTGTGGCCCCAATGAACTGGACAACTTCTACTGTGATGTCCCACAGGTCATCAAGCTACCGTGCATGGACACATATGTAGTAGAGGTGCTGATGGTCTCTAACAGTGGTCTGCTATCTCTCATTTGTTTCTTGGTCTTGCTATTCTCTTATGCCATCATCTTGATCACCCTCAGAACTCACTTCTGCCAAGGCCAGAGCAAGGCACTCTCTACCTGTGCTTCCCACCTAACAGTGGTCAGCCTGATCTTTGTGCCATGTGTTTTCATCTACCTGAGGCCTTTCTGCAGCTTCTCTGTGGATAAAGTGTTCTCCGTCTTTTACACAGTGATCACTCCAATGTTGAACCCTCTCATCTACACACTCAGAAATGCTGAAATGAAAACGGCCATGAGGAAGCTAAGA AAAAAGCATGTGGCATCCTTCTGCCATATTAAAGGATGA